One genomic region from Candidatus Poseidoniia archaeon encodes:
- a CDS encoding tyrosine-type recombinase/integrase: METTSETVPALREMVNSVTNRLQNQNSRQSYRSALEKFLAWYSAAGHAALDAAIVREYLLYLENSGKARGTIATTLSVLRQLFKDLRRLGTINEKTYRDLLEIRFRRPRGQRLRTWLTLAEVQELLQGLLRDRIHDVRDRAILALLAGCGLRRFELCGLRLEQMQEAQGRLVIANIRGKGDRQRTVAVPTWAGKCLEEWLAASAELRPGAFIFFSIRRNGTPGSASITPQAVRDIVARHSRELLGKQVLPHDLRRTYAQLAYKAGADLRQVQLSLGHSSIRTTEIYLGLDQDFASAPGDLLEISL, translated from the coding sequence ATGGAAACTACCAGTGAAACCGTACCTGCCCTGCGTGAAATGGTTAATTCAGTCACGAACCGGCTCCAGAACCAGAACAGCCGCCAGTCCTACCGCAGTGCGCTCGAAAAATTCCTCGCCTGGTATTCGGCCGCCGGCCACGCGGCGCTGGACGCCGCGATCGTGAGGGAATACCTGCTCTACCTCGAAAACAGCGGCAAAGCGCGCGGGACCATCGCGACGACCCTGTCTGTACTGCGGCAGCTGTTCAAGGACCTCCGGCGGCTCGGGACGATTAACGAGAAAACATACCGGGACCTGCTCGAAATCCGGTTCCGGCGTCCGCGAGGCCAGCGCCTGCGTACCTGGCTCACGCTCGCGGAAGTGCAGGAACTGCTACAGGGCCTGCTGCGCGACCGCATCCACGACGTGCGCGATCGCGCCATCCTGGCACTTCTGGCAGGCTGTGGCTTGCGGCGCTTTGAACTCTGCGGCCTGCGACTCGAGCAGATGCAGGAAGCGCAGGGACGGCTGGTCATCGCCAACATCCGTGGCAAGGGCGACCGTCAGCGCACTGTCGCCGTCCCCACCTGGGCCGGGAAATGCCTCGAGGAATGGCTCGCAGCCTCGGCGGAGCTACGGCCCGGCGCGTTCATCTTCTTCTCCATCCGCAGGAACGGGACGCCGGGCTCAGCTAGCATAACCCCGCAGGCCGTGCGTGATATTGTCGCCCGCCACAGCCGGGAACTCCTTGGAAAGCAGGTACTGCCGCATGACCTGCGGCGCACTTACGCGCAGCTAGCCTACAAGGCTGGCGCCGACCTGCGGCAGGTACAGCTTAGCCTGGGGCACAGCAGCATCCGCACCACCGAGATTTACCTTGGGCTGGACCAGGACTTCGCAAGCGCACCGGGCGACCTGCTCGAAATCAGCCTCTAG